The Sulfurihydrogenibium sp. genome has a segment encoding these proteins:
- the rnhA gene encoding ribonuclease HI gives MKTIKIFANGSSLGNPGPGGYCSIIVGEEKRVIVKGGEKQTTNNRMELMAVIKALEKIKNSYNIELYTDSKYVVDGINSWLEKWKKNGWKTSNKKDVLNKDLWQKLDQLLQRHNVKAFWIKGHNGHPENEYCDKVAKMEALKYMQNEEKQGETNLCM, from the coding sequence ATGAAAACAATCAAAATTTTTGCCAATGGTTCAAGTCTTGGAAATCCTGGACCCGGTGGTTATTGTAGTATTATAGTAGGCGAAGAAAAACGAGTTATTGTAAAAGGTGGAGAAAAGCAAACTACGAACAATCGGATGGAATTGATGGCAGTAATAAAAGCCCTTGAAAAGATTAAAAATAGCTATAATATAGAGCTTTACACTGATAGCAAATATGTAGTTGATGGTATAAACAGCTGGCTTGAGAAATGGAAGAAAAACGGCTGGAAAACGTCAAATAAGAAAGATGTATTAAACAAAGACTTATGGCAAAAATTAGACCAGCTTTTACAAAGACATAACGTAAAAGCATTTTGGATTAAAGGACATAACGGACATCCTGAGAACGAATACTGTGATAAAGTAGCAAAAATGGAAGCATTAAAATATATGCAAAATGAAGAAAAACAAGGTGAAACCAATTTATGTATGTAA